The stretch of DNA GCAGCCCGGCCGCGTCGCGAACGGCCATATCGATCTTCAATATCTCCATCGGTCCCTGCCACTCGCCGCCATCGATCGAAAATTCGGCGACATCGAGTGGAAAGGCGTTCGGCTCATCCCTGAGGATAACCTCCCTCGGTTTCTCGGGGGAAGAGATGGCCAAGATCCTGTGCGAAAACGGGGCGAAGCTGCTCAGACTCGACTCTCCGCTGTGACTATGATATAATTTTCGTGTTCAAAACTTCATCTTCCCGATGACTCGGTGTGCTTATGGAGCTGAAAGGGGTTGTTCTGGCAGGGGGATTGGGGACGAGGCTCTACCCGATAACGAAGGTTGTCAACAAACATCTCCTGCCGATCTGGGACAAACCGATGATCTATTATCCCATTCAAACGTTAGTTAACGCCGGTATAACGGAGATACTGATCGTCTTGGGAGGCAACACGGCGGGCGAGTTCATCAAGCTTCTAGGCGATGGCAAGGAGCTCGGTATCAGATCCCTCTATTACGCCTATCAGAGAGGAGAGGGAGGGATAGCCGATGCGCTCCTGCTCGCCGAAGGCTTCGTCGGAGATGACAGATCCGTCGTCATACTCGGAGATAACGTTATAGAGGGAAACATCATAGGGCCGGTGGAGAGATTCAAAAGGCAGAGAAGCGGCGCTAGGATACTGCTGAAGGAGGTGCCCGATCCTCAAAGATTTGGGGTGATCGAGATCGATGAGGCGGGCAAGCCGATCAGGATCATCGAAAAGCCCCAAAACCCACCTTCAAATCTGGCGGTTACCGGAATCTACATGTACGATGCCAGGGTGTTCGATATGATCAAGACCCTGAAACCCTCCGAACGGGGGGAGCTTGAGATCACCGATGTTAACAACATGTATATACATCTCGGCGAGATGGAATACGATTTCCTTGAAGGTTGGTGGATGGACGCCGGGACGTTTGAATCACTGCTTCAGACCAGCACCCTTGTGGCGAAAACAGGGGCTAACAAGGTCAAGATCGAGGATAGGGGTTTGAGATGAAATGTGCTTTGGTAACGGGAGGTGCCGGTTTCATAGGCTCCCACTTCGTTAGATTTCTACTGGAAAAGTACGACTGCAAGGTGGTCAACTACGACCTCTTGACCTACGCGGGAAACGTCAGGAACATAGCCGACCTTATGGATAACCCGCGTCATACCTTCATACGCGGCGATATAAGGGATATGGATCATGTCGAAAGGGTGATGTTCGATTACGAGGTCGACACGGTGGTAAACTTCGCCGCCGAGTCACATGTCGATAGAAGCATCCTCGATCCGGGGAGCTTCATTCGGACGGACGTCTATGGGACGTACGTGCTGCTGGAGGTATCACGCAGGTGCGGGATCGAG from Candidatus Poribacteria bacterium encodes:
- a CDS encoding NTP transferase domain-containing protein; translated protein: MKGVVLAGGLGTRLYPITKVVNKHLLPIWDKPMIYYPIQTLVNAGITEILIVLGGNTAGEFIKLLGDGKELGIRSLYYAYQRGEGGIADALLLAEGFVGDDRSVVILGDNVIEGNIIGPVERFKRQRSGARILLKEVPDPQRFGVIEIDEAGKPIRIIEKPQNPPSNLAVTGIYMYDARVFDMIKTLKPSERGELEITDVNNMYIHLGEMEYDFLEGWWMDAGTFESLLQTSTLVAKTGANKVKIEDRGLR